A stretch of Brassica rapa cultivar Chiifu-401-42 chromosome A08, CAAS_Brap_v3.01, whole genome shotgun sequence DNA encodes these proteins:
- the LOC103832951 gene encoding uncharacterized protein LOC103832951, producing MKQQRFLVAFFVVLFSFLLFVYLSEGKSEVAEDYWKKMMKSEPLPEPIKDILNNPFRTGQERFAKNFNTKSVVIIYHNPNV from the exons ATGAAGCAACAACGTTTTTTGGTCGCCTTCTTCGTAGTCCTTTTCAGCTTCCTCCTT TTTGTGTATCTGAGTGAAGGAAAATCAGAAGTTGCAGAGGACTattggaagaagatgatgaagagtgAGCCATTACCTGAACCAATCAAAGATATTCTCAACAATCCTTTTAGGACAGGACAAGAGAGGTTCGCTAAGAATTTCAACACCAAATCTGTCGTCATTATCTACCACAATCCTAATGTATAA